One Rhea pennata isolate bPtePen1 chromosome 3, bPtePen1.pri, whole genome shotgun sequence DNA segment encodes these proteins:
- the IAH1 gene encoding isoamyl acetate-hydrolyzing esterase 1 homolog isoform X1 produces the protein MALAEAGAGGRLLLWPRVVLFGDSITEYSFLDKGWGASLAERLVRKCDVVNRGFSGYNTRWAKLILPRLISKSTNAESTVAVTIFFGANDSALKDLNPKQHVPLEEYAANLKSMIQYLKSVDINEDRIILITPPPLQESSWEKECLAKGDKLNRLNSITGEYAKACVQVARDCGTDVVDLWTLMQKNQDFSSYLSDGLHLSTKGSNFLAAQLWSCLEKKISTLPSLLPYWRDVDHMNPEVSLL, from the exons ATGGCGCTGGCGgaggcgggcgccggcgggcggctgctgctctggccccgCGTCGTCCTCTTCGGAGACTCCATCACTGAG TACTCCTTTCTGGACAAGGGCTGGGGAGCGTCACTTGCTGAGAGGCTAGTCag aaaatgtgATGTTGTAAATCGTGGATTCTCAGGGTACAATACCAGATGGGCTAAACTGATCCTTCCGAGACTGATCAGTAAAAGCACTAATGCTGAGAGTACTGTTGCAGTTACTATTTTCTTTGGAGCTAATGACAGTGCTTTAAAAG ATTTGAACCCCAAACAACACGTTCCTTTGGAGGAATATGCTGCAAACTTAAAGAGCATGATACAGTATCTGAAATCAGTAGACATTAATGAAGACAGGATTATTTTGATAACACCACCCCCTCTTCAGGAGTCATCTTGGGAAAAGGAGTGCCTTGCCAAAG GTGACAAACTAAATCGCCTTAATTCCATCACTGGAGAATACGCCAAGGCCTGTGTTCAAGTAGCTAGGGACTGTGGAACTGATGTAGTGGACCTGTGGACACTGATGCAAAAAAATCAG GATTTCTCTTCCTATTTATCTGATGGGCTTCATTTATCAACAAAAGGAAGTAACTTTCTAGCAGCACAACTTTGGTcatgcctggaaaaaaaaatatctactcTTCCTTCACTGCTTCCTTACTGGCGTGATGTGGACCATATGAACCCTGAAGTTAGTCTTCTTTGA
- the IAH1 gene encoding isoamyl acetate-hydrolyzing esterase 1 homolog isoform X2 codes for MIQYLKSVDINEDRIILITPPPLQESSWEKECLAKGDKLNRLNSITGEYAKACVQVARDCGTDVVDLWTLMQKNQDFSSYLSDGLHLSTKGSNFLAAQLWSCLEKKISTLPSLLPYWRDVDHMNPEVSLL; via the exons ATGATACAGTATCTGAAATCAGTAGACATTAATGAAGACAGGATTATTTTGATAACACCACCCCCTCTTCAGGAGTCATCTTGGGAAAAGGAGTGCCTTGCCAAAG GTGACAAACTAAATCGCCTTAATTCCATCACTGGAGAATACGCCAAGGCCTGTGTTCAAGTAGCTAGGGACTGTGGAACTGATGTAGTGGACCTGTGGACACTGATGCAAAAAAATCAG GATTTCTCTTCCTATTTATCTGATGGGCTTCATTTATCAACAAAAGGAAGTAACTTTCTAGCAGCACAACTTTGGTcatgcctggaaaaaaaaatatctactcTTCCTTCACTGCTTCCTTACTGGCGTGATGTGGACCATATGAACCCTGAAGTTAGTCTTCTTTGA